Proteins found in one Labrenzia sp. VG12 genomic segment:
- the queG gene encoding tRNA epoxyqueuosine(34) reductase QueG: MRALHTKPEKLLKAFQEKAAALGFDGVRVAAADSIPQAGARLKEFLDKGRHGTMGWMAETAERRAAPSSLWPDVRSVIMLAMNYGPDDAPEHHPLAHLDDPGSGGISVYARHRDYHDIIKGRLKELASLLVSRGGGDVKVFVDTAPVMEKPLGEAAGLGWQGKHTNLVSRELGSWFFLGAIFTTLELPPSGAERDHCGSCRACLDACPTDAFPAPYQLDARRCISYLTIEHPGPIPAEFREAIGNRIYGCDDCLAVCPWNKFAETAREAKLIARKDLDLPRLLDLLQLDDAAFRKFFSGSPIKRIGRNRFLRNVLIAAGNSGDTALLDEVRGHLADPDETVRSTAVWAFGKLASEAQFQAEKAKVFPGENNEQVRCEWLAVTS, encoded by the coding sequence CTGAGGGCGTTGCATACGAAACCGGAAAAACTGCTGAAAGCCTTTCAGGAGAAGGCCGCGGCGCTTGGCTTTGACGGCGTTCGCGTGGCTGCGGCCGACAGTATCCCGCAGGCAGGGGCGCGCCTGAAGGAATTCCTGGACAAGGGCCGTCACGGCACAATGGGCTGGATGGCAGAGACCGCGGAGCGCCGTGCCGCGCCCTCATCCCTGTGGCCGGATGTGCGCTCCGTCATCATGCTGGCAATGAATTACGGGCCCGACGATGCGCCCGAGCATCATCCCCTTGCGCATCTCGATGACCCGGGCTCCGGAGGCATTTCTGTCTATGCCCGTCACCGGGACTATCACGACATCATCAAGGGGCGGCTGAAGGAACTGGCGAGCCTCTTGGTGTCGCGCGGCGGCGGTGACGTGAAGGTGTTCGTCGACACCGCACCGGTGATGGAAAAGCCGCTCGGGGAAGCTGCCGGCCTTGGCTGGCAGGGCAAACACACCAACCTGGTCTCGCGCGAGCTCGGCTCCTGGTTCTTTCTCGGTGCCATCTTCACGACACTGGAGTTGCCCCCGAGCGGAGCGGAGCGCGATCATTGTGGTTCGTGCAGAGCCTGCCTCGACGCCTGCCCGACCGATGCCTTCCCGGCGCCCTACCAGCTGGATGCCAGACGTTGCATTTCGTATCTCACGATCGAACACCCGGGGCCGATCCCGGCGGAATTCCGCGAGGCCATCGGCAATCGCATCTATGGTTGCGACGACTGCCTGGCCGTTTGCCCCTGGAACAAGTTCGCTGAAACCGCAAGAGAGGCCAAGCTGATCGCGCGCAAGGATCTCGACTTACCGCGCCTTCTCGATCTGCTCCAGCTGGACGACGCAGCCTTCCGAAAATTCTTTTCCGGCTCTCCGATCAAACGGATCGGCCGCAACCGCTTTTTGCGCAACGTTCTGATTGCCGCCGGCAACAGCGGCGACACGGCTTTGCTTGACGAGGTGCGAGGCCACCTTGCAGACCCGGATGAAACTGTCAGGAGCACCGCTGTCTGGGCCTTCGGAAAACTGGCTTCAGAAGCGCAGTTCCAGGCCGAAAAAGCCAAGGTATTTCCTGGTGAAAACAACGAGCAGGTGCGCTGTGAATGGCTGGCGGTGACTTCCTGA
- a CDS encoding glutathione S-transferase family protein: MLTLYHHPFSPSSRFIRLILSEYGAAFEEQHVNPWERPQELLMLNAAGTVPVIVENEGPAICGPGPIMEYLDETRGYAVADKRLMPDHPDARAETRRLVDWCLDKFDREVTGHLVRERIYKQIMPKSVGGGEPDSAALRVARANIHHHLKYFGYLVASRRWLAGDRLTFADFALAAGLSCADYLGEVPWSGEDDIKNWYARVKSRPSMRPLLSEKVLGMPPAPTYTDLDF, translated from the coding sequence ATGCTGACCCTCTACCACCATCCGTTTTCCCCCTCCTCGCGCTTCATCCGCCTTATCCTGAGCGAGTATGGCGCTGCCTTCGAGGAGCAGCACGTCAATCCCTGGGAGCGGCCGCAGGAGCTCTTGATGCTGAATGCCGCCGGCACCGTTCCGGTGATCGTGGAAAATGAGGGACCCGCCATTTGCGGCCCGGGTCCGATCATGGAGTATCTGGACGAGACCCGTGGCTACGCGGTTGCCGACAAGCGGCTGATGCCGGACCATCCGGACGCCCGCGCCGAAACGCGTCGCCTTGTCGACTGGTGCCTCGACAAGTTCGACCGGGAAGTGACAGGCCATCTCGTCCGCGAGCGTATCTACAAGCAGATCATGCCAAAATCCGTGGGCGGCGGTGAACCGGATTCGGCGGCGCTCAGGGTCGCACGCGCCAACATTCATCATCACCTGAAATATTTCGGCTATCTGGTCGCCTCGCGCCGCTGGCTGGCGGGCGACCGGCTGACTTTTGCCGACTTCGCCCTGGCCGCAGGTCTTTCCTGTGCCGACTATCTCGGCGAAGTGCCCTGGAGCGGCGAAGACGACATCAAGAACTGGTATGCGCGTGTCAAATCGCGGCCGTCCATGCGCCCGCTCCTCAGCGAAAAGGTGCTTGGCATGCCGCCGGCACCCACTTACACCGATCTTGATTTTTGA
- a CDS encoding undecaprenyl-diphosphate phosphatase, translated as MDGQTIVNALILGIVEGLTEFIPVSSTGHILLLGHFLGFESTGKTFEVLIQLGAILAILSVYFGRLWQLAMALPNDPTSRRFVFGILIAFLPAAFIGVMLHSFIKEVLFETPALICTTLLVGGVILLWIDRLPLKPRYTNVMDYPLSLCLKIGFCQCLAMVPGVSRSGATIAGALLMGTDKRSAAEFSFFLAMPTMAGAFAYDLFKNRNVLSADDIVIITIGFVASFIAGVFVVKGLLDFVSKHGFAPFAWWRIFVGLAGFAGLYFLG; from the coding sequence ATGGACGGCCAAACGATTGTAAATGCTCTGATTTTGGGGATCGTCGAAGGGCTGACCGAATTCATACCCGTCTCCTCCACCGGCCATATTCTGCTGCTCGGTCACTTTCTGGGCTTTGAAAGCACGGGAAAGACCTTCGAAGTTCTGATTCAGCTGGGCGCCATTCTGGCGATCCTGTCGGTCTATTTCGGCCGTCTCTGGCAGTTGGCAATGGCGCTGCCGAATGACCCCACCAGCCGGCGCTTCGTCTTCGGCATTCTGATCGCGTTCCTGCCGGCCGCCTTCATCGGTGTGATGCTGCACAGCTTCATCAAGGAAGTCTTGTTTGAAACACCGGCGCTGATCTGCACCACGCTGCTGGTCGGTGGCGTCATCCTGCTCTGGATCGACCGGCTGCCGCTGAAACCGCGTTATACAAATGTGATGGACTATCCCCTGTCGCTCTGCTTGAAGATCGGCTTCTGCCAGTGTCTGGCCATGGTGCCGGGGGTCTCGCGCTCCGGCGCCACCATCGCCGGCGCGCTTCTGATGGGCACGGACAAGCGCTCCGCGGCGGAGTTTTCGTTCTTCCTGGCCATGCCGACCATGGCCGGCGCCTTTGCCTATGATCTTTTCAAGAACCGCAATGTGCTCTCCGCCGATGACATCGTGATCATCACAATCGGTTTTGTGGCCTCCTTCATCGCCGGTGTCTTCGTGGTCAAGGGGCTTCTGGATTTCGTCTCCAAACATGGCTTCGCACCCTTTGCCTGGTGGCGGATCTTTGTCGGTCTGGCGGGGTTTGCCGGGCTCTATTTTCTGGGCTGA
- a CDS encoding YafY family protein, with protein MIFFESTAFEIHFMNPIERALGILLLLTGGKLVPATTLAERFKVSLRTIYRDIDRLIALGVPVDAERGAEGGYRLASGYLQPPVALTRNETAALLAAMALVRSSRTVPLAAELDAAEKKLLASLPKTVHGLLKDADRIVGIEPIPPDIFHSGTKAQPTEDWQAALDGFMAGILDGKRVRFDHVNPVRQTVKAHDVEPYGVMFDRDLWYLAGRCVDTNVLKVYRADRVRDLEISGMFFRPNREFSIQSLLGGAWLSSAMRRWEQEEAIAEILITPAQARKLSADWYYRHAVFTPAKDGRVLISIPSTERARILPLVRWLGPGAELVGPSHLREELAAELEELAVLYQVTNKTDPLS; from the coding sequence ATGATTTTTTTTGAATCAACCGCCTTCGAGATCCATTTCATGAACCCGATCGAACGCGCCCTCGGTATCCTGCTGCTGCTGACCGGGGGCAAACTGGTGCCGGCAACGACCCTTGCCGAGCGCTTCAAGGTGTCGCTCAGAACCATCTACCGGGACATTGACCGGCTGATCGCGCTTGGTGTTCCTGTCGATGCCGAGCGCGGTGCGGAAGGCGGCTATCGGCTGGCCAGCGGCTATCTGCAACCGCCTGTGGCGCTGACCCGCAACGAGACGGCTGCCCTGCTGGCGGCCATGGCACTGGTGCGCTCCAGCCGCACGGTGCCGCTGGCTGCCGAACTGGACGCGGCCGAAAAGAAGCTGCTTGCCTCCCTGCCGAAGACGGTGCACGGACTGCTGAAGGACGCCGACCGCATTGTCGGTATCGAGCCGATCCCGCCGGACATCTTTCATTCCGGCACCAAGGCCCAGCCGACCGAAGACTGGCAGGCGGCTCTGGACGGGTTCATGGCCGGTATCCTGGATGGCAAGCGGGTGCGCTTCGACCATGTCAATCCGGTACGGCAGACCGTCAAGGCCCATGATGTCGAACCCTATGGCGTCATGTTCGACCGGGACCTGTGGTATCTTGCCGGCCGCTGCGTCGACACGAATGTCCTGAAGGTCTACCGGGCCGACCGGGTGCGGGACCTGGAAATCAGCGGCATGTTCTTTCGCCCCAACAGGGAATTCTCGATCCAGAGCCTCCTGGGCGGTGCCTGGCTGTCCAGCGCCATGCGCCGCTGGGAACAGGAGGAGGCCATCGCCGAAATCCTGATCACGCCGGCCCAGGCCAGGAAACTCAGCGCCGACTGGTACTACCGCCACGCGGTGTTCACACCGGCGAAGGACGGGCGGGTGCTGATCAGCATTCCCTCCACCGAACGCGCCCGCATCCTGCCGCTGGTCAGATGGCTTGGCCCGGGCGCGGAGCTGGTCGGACCGAGCCATCTGAGAGAGGAACTGGCAGCGGAACTGGAAGAGCTGGCGGTGCTCTATCAGGTGACGAACAAGACAGATCCGTTGTCGTAA
- a CDS encoding MFS transporter, with the protein MSFTAKVTLLFVVFVDLLGQGLVFPILNSLIMEPGTGLLPRDTSEAARHFDYGLIIGVFFLCWFFGAPYISKLSDVIGRKKAILICLAGALVGYGLTIVALYLNSFLLMILGRAITGLTAGNQPIAQAAMIDGSVDDEDRNRNMGYIITGVSFGLVGGPLIGGLLSDPVLIGSIASVKLPFYACFVLVLIAIVLVITSFKDQHDAEESGTFVFRPAEIFELLLRIGKYPLVLRLTVVFFFFHIANLSFYIFVDNYLTSRFGYGTLGGSMVMLTIGAALAFSSTFLVVPAQKRFSKEAILGITFTVWAISAAAFVAAPAAWMTYIPIFCFYFVFGIAYPTFLGLYSAAVSDEEQGWVMGVTIAVFTLVAGVISLLGGELIGLDLDLPFYGVIIAAVVALVVMFLAWNKPEIKALTRRNAG; encoded by the coding sequence ATGTCGTTTACTGCCAAGGTCACGCTGCTGTTCGTGGTGTTTGTCGACCTGCTCGGCCAGGGGCTCGTGTTTCCGATCCTCAACAGCCTGATCATGGAGCCCGGCACCGGGCTTTTGCCCAGGGACACGTCCGAGGCCGCCCGTCATTTCGACTATGGCCTGATCATCGGCGTCTTTTTCCTGTGCTGGTTTTTCGGCGCGCCCTATATCTCCAAACTCTCCGATGTGATCGGGCGCAAGAAGGCGATCCTGATCTGCCTCGCCGGCGCGCTGGTCGGCTACGGCCTGACCATTGTCGCGCTTTATCTCAACAGCTTCCTCCTGATGATCCTCGGCCGCGCCATCACCGGCCTGACGGCCGGCAACCAGCCGATCGCCCAGGCGGCGATGATCGACGGCAGCGTCGACGACGAGGACCGCAACCGCAACATGGGCTACATCATCACGGGCGTCAGCTTCGGCCTGGTCGGCGGACCGCTGATCGGCGGGCTGTTGTCCGATCCCGTGCTGATCGGCAGCATCGCTAGCGTCAAGCTGCCGTTTTATGCCTGTTTCGTGCTGGTGCTGATTGCAATCGTGCTCGTCATCACGTCGTTCAAGGACCAGCACGATGCGGAAGAGAGCGGCACATTCGTGTTCCGCCCGGCGGAGATCTTCGAGCTGCTCCTGCGCATCGGCAAGTACCCGCTGGTGCTGCGGCTGACGGTCGTGTTCTTCTTCTTCCACATCGCCAATCTGTCGTTCTACATCTTCGTCGACAATTACCTGACCAGCCGCTTCGGCTACGGCACGCTTGGCGGGTCCATGGTGATGCTGACGATCGGCGCAGCGCTTGCCTTTTCCAGCACGTTTCTGGTGGTGCCGGCGCAAAAGCGTTTCAGCAAGGAAGCTATCCTGGGCATCACCTTCACGGTCTGGGCGATTTCAGCGGCCGCCTTTGTCGCCGCGCCGGCCGCCTGGATGACCTATATCCCGATCTTCTGCTTCTATTTTGTCTTCGGCATCGCCTATCCCACGTTCCTCGGCCTTTATTCGGCCGCGGTCAGCGACGAGGAGCAGGGCTGGGTGATGGGCGTCACCATTGCCGTTTTCACGCTGGTGGCCGGTGTGATTTCGCTGCTGGGCGGAGAGCTGATCGGGCTCGATCTGGATCTGCCGTTCTACGGCGTCATCATCGCGGCGGTGGTTGCACTGGTGGTGATGTTCCTGGCCTGGAACAAACCGGAGATCAAGGCGCTGACGCGTCGCAACGCCGGCTAA
- a CDS encoding complex I NDUFA9 subunit family protein, with translation MSTALNGKLVTIFGGSGFLGRHIVQALARRGYRVRAAVRRPDLATHLQPLGAPGQIMPVQANLRYRWSVDRAVIGADAVVNCVGILAPTGKQSFDAVQAFGPRAIAEAARGAGLARVTHISAIGADADSTSAYARSKAAGEAGVLETLPDSVILRPSIVFGPEDEFFNKFADMARFAPALPLLGGGDSKFQPVYVCDVAEAVARAVDGELNPGVYELGGPEVKSFRDCLGDMLEITRRSRVLLPIPFPVASAMGKVFQMFPMAPFTADQVELLKTDNVVSDSAQKDGRTLEGIGISPATLAAVLPTYLDRYREHGQYDAHRPA, from the coding sequence ATGTCCACAGCACTCAACGGCAAACTCGTCACGATCTTTGGCGGATCGGGCTTTCTCGGCCGCCACATCGTTCAGGCGCTGGCAAGGCGCGGCTACCGGGTGCGCGCTGCCGTGCGCCGGCCGGATCTCGCCACGCACCTGCAGCCGCTCGGCGCGCCGGGACAGATCATGCCGGTGCAGGCGAACCTGCGCTACCGCTGGTCCGTCGACCGTGCCGTGATCGGTGCCGATGCCGTGGTCAATTGCGTCGGCATCCTGGCGCCCACCGGCAAGCAGAGCTTCGATGCCGTGCAGGCCTTCGGCCCGCGCGCCATCGCCGAAGCCGCACGCGGGGCCGGTCTTGCCCGCGTGACCCATATCTCGGCCATCGGCGCAGATGCCGACAGCACTTCCGCCTATGCCCGGTCAAAGGCGGCGGGAGAAGCCGGCGTCCTGGAAACCCTGCCCGACAGTGTCATCCTGCGCCCGTCGATTGTGTTTGGTCCGGAAGACGAGTTCTTCAACAAGTTTGCCGACATGGCCCGCTTTGCCCCGGCCCTGCCGCTGCTCGGCGGCGGCGACAGCAAGTTCCAGCCGGTCTATGTCTGCGATGTTGCTGAAGCCGTTGCCCGGGCCGTCGACGGTGAATTGAACCCCGGCGTCTATGAACTCGGAGGACCGGAGGTCAAAAGCTTCCGCGACTGCCTTGGCGACATGCTGGAGATCACCCGCCGCTCGCGCGTCTTGCTGCCGATCCCGTTCCCGGTCGCGTCCGCCATGGGCAAGGTGTTCCAGATGTTCCCGATGGCGCCGTTCACCGCCGACCAGGTCGAGCTGCTCAAGACCGACAATGTCGTCTCGGACAGCGCCCAAAAAGACGGCCGCACGCTGGAAGGCATCGGCATTTCGCCGGCGACCCTGGCAGCGGTCCTGCCGACCTATCTGGACCGGTACCGCGAGCACGGCCAGTACGACGCCCACCGGCCGGCGTAA
- a CDS encoding SMR family transporter, whose translation MPASPLFSPAATYLFLAAAIVAEVIATSALAKTENFTRLVPSAITIVGYALSFWLLSYPIRVLPTGIVYAVWSGAGIVLITLVAWLVFKQTLDWPAILGLGLIIAGVVVINVFSKAVGH comes from the coding sequence ATGCCCGCTAGCCCGCTGTTCAGCCCCGCCGCCACCTATCTGTTTCTGGCCGCCGCCATTGTCGCCGAGGTGATCGCCACATCGGCCCTGGCGAAAACGGAAAACTTCACCCGGCTGGTGCCATCCGCGATCACGATCGTCGGTTACGCCCTGTCCTTCTGGCTCTTGTCCTACCCGATCCGCGTCCTGCCCACCGGCATCGTCTATGCCGTCTGGTCCGGCGCCGGCATCGTCCTGATCACCCTGGTCGCCTGGCTGGTCTTCAAACAGACCCTCGACTGGCCGGCCATTCTCGGCCTCGGCCTGATCATCGCCGGAGTGGTGGTGATCAACGTGTTTTCCAAGGCGGTGGGGCATTGA
- a CDS encoding sulfatase-like hydrolase/transferase, whose translation MKRLLTALASLVITLPAQAQDSIVHDAEYYILQAQHAEKWAAEDESLNAALAEFRAQNGGKPPNIFYILIDDIGFGDLGSETLNAIRGYRTPAINEIASEGMRLARMYTEPSCTPTRVAFMTGRQPHRNGMGNTQVELSGYGLADKEVTLAEVLSEAGYNTSHVGKWHMGDVQQSWPNFQGFDYAAFPIHQQGQLTIYHDDAADEEVSIGIGSNNYDDRFTLDTWFRTDASRLVTGVEGLRNEPVREVDMEPGERWTEAKYHEMNVRYQTQAMEQLRELAAADKPFFLQYWPLYPLTGPRTTTDTYTTPNGGNYVEKMKLVDSWIGELMTEMETLGVSDNTIVIVMGDNGHFTKYSSQSGYTPMIFRGGKGDTTEGGVRVDAFVRWPGVIKPSSVVGDMVHVSDLFTTLARLGGALDKVPTDRIIDGIDQTSLLLNGETFGRRDYVFLYNINKLEAVIKEQFKLSIPGGGIENAILADFYDLFRDPQERYPVSTEIGAWGSAKFVNMLQRHMMRKKKYPDEQPGFGMPYEGIENLRPETRAMVEEYLFMRQVPER comes from the coding sequence ATGAAGAGACTTCTGACGGCCCTGGCATCCCTGGTGATCACACTTCCGGCGCAAGCTCAGGACAGCATCGTGCATGACGCGGAGTACTATATTCTTCAGGCACAACATGCTGAAAAATGGGCGGCCGAGGACGAAAGCCTGAACGCCGCGCTGGCCGAATTCAGGGCGCAGAACGGCGGCAAGCCCCCCAATATTTTCTACATCCTGATTGATGACATCGGCTTTGGAGATCTCGGCAGCGAGACCTTGAATGCCATTCGCGGATACAGGACCCCGGCGATCAACGAAATCGCCAGCGAAGGCATGCGCCTGGCGCGCATGTACACCGAACCCTCCTGCACACCGACCCGCGTCGCCTTCATGACCGGCCGGCAGCCGCACCGCAACGGCATGGGCAATACGCAGGTCGAGCTCTCCGGCTACGGTCTGGCCGACAAGGAAGTGACCCTGGCCGAAGTCCTGTCGGAGGCCGGCTACAACACGTCCCATGTCGGCAAGTGGCATATGGGCGACGTGCAGCAGTCCTGGCCCAATTTCCAGGGCTTCGACTACGCAGCCTTCCCGATCCACCAGCAAGGCCAGCTGACCATCTATCACGACGACGCCGCCGATGAAGAGGTGTCGATCGGCATCGGGTCCAACAATTACGACGACCGCTTTACCCTGGACACCTGGTTCCGGACGGATGCCTCGCGTCTGGTAACCGGCGTCGAAGGGCTCCGCAACGAGCCTGTTCGTGAAGTCGACATGGAACCGGGCGAGCGCTGGACGGAAGCCAAATACCACGAGATGAATGTCCGGTATCAAACCCAGGCCATGGAGCAGCTGCGCGAGCTGGCTGCGGCGGACAAGCCGTTCTTTCTGCAATACTGGCCGCTTTATCCGCTGACAGGACCGCGAACCACGACGGACACCTACACAACACCGAATGGTGGAAACTACGTGGAAAAGATGAAGCTGGTGGACAGCTGGATCGGTGAGCTGATGACGGAGATGGAGACGCTCGGGGTGAGTGACAACACTATTGTCATCGTCATGGGCGACAACGGTCACTTCACCAAATACTCCTCGCAGTCAGGCTACACGCCGATGATCTTCCGCGGCGGCAAGGGGGACACCACGGAAGGCGGCGTGCGCGTCGATGCGTTTGTCCGCTGGCCAGGCGTGATCAAACCAAGCTCCGTCGTCGGCGACATGGTCCATGTCAGCGACCTTTTCACGACCCTGGCCCGGCTCGGCGGCGCGCTCGACAAGGTGCCGACGGACCGGATCATTGATGGTATCGACCAGACTTCCCTGCTGCTCAACGGAGAGACATTCGGTCGGCGCGACTACGTTTTCCTTTACAACATCAACAAGCTGGAAGCGGTGATCAAGGAACAGTTCAAGCTGTCGATCCCGGGCGGCGGTATCGAAAACGCCATCCTGGCCGATTTCTACGACCTCTTCCGCGACCCGCAGGAGCGCTACCCCGTGTCGACGGAGATCGGTGCCTGGGGAAGTGCGAAATTTGTCAATATGCTTCAGCGCCACATGATGCGAAAAAAGAAATACCCTGACGAGCAGCCGGGCTTCGGCATGCCTTATGAGGGTATCGAAAACCTGAGACCCGAGACCAGGGCAATGGTCGAGGAATATCTGTTCATGCGCCAGGTGCCGGAGCGCTAG
- a CDS encoding DUF3179 domain-containing (seleno)protein: MSLVANLLFYAGLVVALGIGGLYFRDLGDVTQMFLKVKRENMARFIRNEYRLVALGVTGLVIMTAAHFLLGGGLFWLWLIAFLLGAVLLVFPYVWVHVGLRNQKTSAQYFPISEASEWVSPSSPVIVIENNGIARAHPDAQIMRPHLAGNKDGLDGENVIMTYCAMANLGVGYTPTVAGEALDLEVLAQHSNNLILRDNRTGEPIQQIFGFRDRDASATAEGTSCPVKPELAMKPWPTFRMTMRGFSKAYPDGTVFINKPASNPLLRLFDLAIETIFSSEIARQHRVREPIIQNMSRSDDRLHNKTYVWGVVINGDVVCWTDDFVVEQGNVVNASVGGRDLVVAWDPKFESLGIWYNDTGAPVTDVDVFGKTPAGQLTRVETVRPGMFWHVWADFFPHTDINRIGSAVRSESPETTGTAASEAAQ, from the coding sequence ATGTCCCTCGTTGCCAATCTGCTGTTCTATGCCGGACTTGTCGTAGCCCTGGGCATTGGCGGCCTTTATTTCCGTGATCTCGGCGACGTGACCCAGATGTTCCTGAAGGTGAAGCGGGAGAACATGGCCCGGTTCATCCGCAATGAGTACCGGCTGGTTGCGCTTGGCGTGACCGGACTGGTGATCATGACCGCGGCGCATTTCCTGCTCGGGGGCGGGCTCTTCTGGCTGTGGCTGATTGCGTTTCTCCTTGGCGCCGTTCTGCTGGTCTTTCCCTATGTCTGGGTGCATGTCGGCCTGCGCAATCAGAAAACCAGCGCGCAATACTTTCCCATCAGCGAAGCGTCGGAATGGGTCAGTCCGTCCAGCCCGGTCATTGTCATTGAAAACAACGGCATCGCCCGTGCTCACCCGGATGCCCAGATCATGCGGCCGCATCTGGCCGGCAACAAGGACGGCCTCGATGGCGAGAATGTCATCATGACCTACTGCGCCATGGCCAATCTGGGGGTCGGTTATACACCGACCGTGGCCGGCGAAGCGCTGGATCTTGAAGTCCTGGCCCAGCACAGCAACAACCTGATCCTGCGTGACAACAGGACCGGCGAACCCATCCAGCAGATCTTCGGCTTTCGCGACCGGGATGCCAGTGCCACTGCGGAAGGCACCAGCTGTCCGGTCAAACCGGAACTGGCGATGAAACCATGGCCGACCTTCCGCATGACCATGCGCGGGTTTTCCAAGGCCTATCCGGACGGCACGGTGTTCATCAACAAACCCGCGTCCAATCCGCTTTTGCGCCTGTTCGATCTGGCCATTGAAACCATCTTCTCTTCCGAGATCGCCCGACAGCACCGGGTCAGGGAGCCGATCATCCAGAACATGTCCCGCAGCGATGACCGGCTGCACAACAAGACCTATGTCTGGGGTGTCGTGATCAACGGCGACGTGGTGTGCTGGACCGATGATTTCGTGGTCGAACAGGGAAATGTCGTCAATGCGAGCGTGGGCGGTCGCGACCTTGTTGTTGCCTGGGACCCGAAATTCGAAAGCCTTGGCATCTGGTACAATGATACCGGCGCTCCGGTCACGGACGTGGATGTCTTCGGCAAGACGCCGGCTGGACAGCTGACCCGGGTCGAGACTGTGCGCCCGGGCATGTTCTGGCATGTCTGGGCCGATTTTTTCCCGCACACGGACATCAATCGCATCGGTAGTGCCGTCCGGTCGGAAAGCCCTGAGACGACTGGAACTGCGGCGTCGGAGGCGGCCCAGTGA
- a CDS encoding helix-turn-helix domain-containing protein, whose translation MIAAEFTDVDQLCENARHWDLSFRPLAAPAGSGALARMLQGRARRIDYSYARFLVGLDQRGAPPAGKYTFTIPGSSLGQLWWRGQTTGAQDILVFSPSSELASFSGPDFEVHLISVTPEDLAAYAERRGLEVPAKARLPSVFKLPVAHLRRARGVLAGLGAGPSPFAFCDLDILAEDLVCSWLSQAGLRPRRTDPSASGRVVDAFLERVSEGDVRDLRISDLCVAGNISRRALELTFRERFGVSPSAFLKRMRLCQAYRDLTVASSIDRTVGDVMDKVGLTHVGRFAQEYRSLFGELPSHTLAQ comes from the coding sequence TTGATTGCGGCCGAATTTACGGACGTTGATCAGCTGTGCGAGAACGCCCGGCACTGGGATCTCAGTTTCCGGCCCCTGGCGGCGCCGGCCGGGTCCGGCGCCCTTGCCAGGATGTTGCAGGGCCGGGCGCGGCGGATCGATTATTCCTATGCCCGCTTTCTGGTTGGGCTCGACCAGCGCGGGGCGCCACCGGCCGGCAAATACACGTTCACCATTCCAGGATCGTCGCTGGGCCAGCTCTGGTGGCGCGGACAGACGACCGGTGCCCAGGATATCCTGGTCTTCTCGCCGTCCTCGGAGCTGGCTTCTTTCTCCGGCCCGGATTTTGAGGTTCATCTGATTTCGGTCACACCGGAAGACCTTGCAGCCTATGCGGAGCGGCGTGGTCTCGAGGTGCCTGCAAAGGCCCGGCTTCCAAGCGTTTTCAAACTGCCGGTTGCTCATCTGCGGCGGGCGCGAGGGGTGCTGGCAGGACTTGGCGCCGGTCCTAGCCCCTTCGCGTTCTGTGATCTCGATATCCTGGCGGAGGACCTGGTGTGCAGCTGGCTGAGCCAGGCCGGTCTCCGCCCGCGCAGAACGGATCCCAGCGCATCCGGACGCGTTGTCGATGCCTTTCTGGAGCGTGTGTCGGAGGGGGACGTCAGGGACCTTCGGATCTCGGACCTGTGCGTTGCCGGAAACATCTCCAGGCGGGCCCTGGAGCTGACCTTTCGGGAACGGTTCGGAGTTTCGCCATCCGCCTTTCTCAAACGCATGCGTCTCTGCCAGGCCTATCGCGACCTGACGGTGGCAAGCAGTATCGACCGCACTGTTGGTGATGTCATGGACAAGGTTGGTCTCACCCATGTCGGCCGCTTCGCACAGGAGTATCGCAGCCTGTTCGGCGAGTTGCCGTCTCATACGCTGGCCCAATAG